In Lactobacillus xylocopicola, the genomic stretch AATTCTTGACGTTCGGTCAACATAGATATCGCCCTCACTTTTAGCACTCTTATCAAACAGGTGCTAACAGTTATTATGATACTAGTATTTAGCAGAAAGTCAAGCCGAGTGCTAAATTTTTTCCGATAAAATCATTAGACTAGTGGCGATGAGCAAAATATGCCTTGATTTCCGCCTCATCTTTGGCCATCTGGGCTCGTAATTCTGCCAAATTAGCAAACTTAATTTCGCCCCTCGTGTACTTGTACCATTTAATTACCATTTCTTGGTCGTATGCTTCTTCATCAAATCCAAATAAATTAGATTCGATAAAAATTTGCCGCCCTTCCTGAATGGTCACATTGTAGCCTACGCTGGTCATTGAGTCGTACCACTTGCCCTTAAGCTTGGTCTTGGTGGCATAAACCCCAACCTTCGGCACAACCTTGTGCTCAGTCCATACCAAGTTAGCCGTCGGATAGCCCAGTTTATGACCATTACGCAGACCATGGCCAACGATTCCGGTCATTGCATAGGGCGTTCCCAGCAATTCGGTCGCCAGTGCCATTTCACCAGCCTTTATCGCATCCTTGATTTCGGTCGACCCAATCTTTTGACCGTCATATGACTGCTGGGGAACTTCGATAATATCAAAGCGCCCCTTAGCAAAATGGGGAAAGTTTTTCATGTTGGCGACAGCTCGGGGCCCGTAAGTATAATCAAACCCAGCCACTACGGTATCCGCCTGCAGCTTAACCACAATCTGGTCGACGAACTCTTGGGCGGTCAGCTTGCTAAAACGATCATTGAAATGCATCACCAGCAAATAGTCCACCCCAAGCTTGCGCATTTTATATGCTTTTTCATTCAAACTATCGATGTAAGTTACCTCTGCCTTTTGATATACCTCTTTGGGATGGCCGTTAAAAGTCATCACGACCAGTGGATGCCCCTTCTGCTTGGCCTGCTCTTGCGCAATCTTAATCAATTGTTGATGACCACGGTGAACTCCGTCAAAAAAGCCCAGTACCAGCACAATTGGTCCCGGGATAAGATTTTCTTTAAGCGGATAAGTTAAATGAATAATTTGCACGATAAGACCTTCATTTCACCTAATTATTTTGTAAAAGCATTAATTCAGGACGGTAGTTATAATCATCTTTTTGATAAATTGCCTTAACCCTACCATTGTACCGTAAGACCACCTTTTTTGCATTCGTTTTTAGTGTAATGGCCGCCCCATTGTTGACTTTAAGCCACTGACTGGCACTAAGTTCAACCTGCTGGTAATCCTTAAAAAAAAGGTCAAGGGGTTGGAGAAAGTCTGGGGCCTGTGCTGGATTGGCAGCTATGAAATCAAGTTTAACAGCCTGACTGAGGTCAAAGCCTGAGCTAGCCGTGCGGCGCAAACTTTTCATCACTGCCGGAACGCCCAGTGCCGTTCCCAAATCATTGACCAGTGAGCGCACATAGGTACCCTTACTGCAGGCAATTTTAAAGTTAAAAGTGACTTGGCCGCGCTGCTCATCAAAGGTTGGCGCGCCAACTAAGTCATACGCTGAAACCGTTACTTGTCTACGGGGTCGCTCTACCTCAATGCCCGCCCGCGCATATTCATACAGGTGTTTGCCCTTAACCCGAACTGCAGAATAAATTGGCGGCACTTGTTCAATCGTACCCACAAATTTTTGCATGGCCTTTTTAAGTTCATCAGCGGACACTGCACTGGTTATCTTTTTTTCGTTTAAGACTGTTCCGCTGACGTCATACGAGTCGGTCGCAAAGCCTAAGATGCCAGTTCCTTCATATTCTTTGCCTTTGGTATGCATTAACTCAATCAACTTGGTGGCCTGGCCCACTGCAATTGGCAAAACACCGGTTACATCAGGGTCTAAGGTTCCTGCATGGCCAATCTTTTTGGTATGCAATATTTTCCGTAACTGGCAGACCACATCACTACTGGTCATGCCCTTATCCTTATCAATTACTAAAATTCCATTCATTATTTTACCTTGCCCATTAAAAAAGCGCTAAACAGCGCTTTGCTTAATTGTTACGATCCGCATCCTGTTTCTTTAGTTCAGCAATCAGATGATCAATTTTGCTACCATACTTGACTGAGTTGTCCCGTTTAAAAATTAATTCAGGAACCTTATAAACGGTCAAGCTTTGTCCAAGCAAGTGCCGCATCATTCCTTTTGCTTTTTCTAAACCAGCAGCAGCTTCTTCTTCTTTTTGCCTATCTTCAGACAGAATACTGTAATAGATGGTGGCATACGACAGGTCATTAGTACATTCCACCGCCGTAATGGTAACATCATTGACACGTGGATCACGGATATTTTTCCGCAAAATTTTAGTTAATTCACGGAGGATTTCTCCTTCAACACGACCAATTCTATGCTTCATGTTTTCCTCCCAGGATAATTACTTAGGCTTTACTTCCTGCTGTTCAACTGCTTCAAGTTCGTCACCGACCTTGATGTCATTGTACCCTTCAATCGTCAAGCCACAGTCGAAACCTTGCTTGACTATCTTGACGTCATCCTTAAACCGCTTAAGTGAAGCCACCTGACCAGTATAGACAACCACACCATCGCGAATGAGGTTGACTTCTGAATCACGTGAGACGTAGCCATTATCAACAAAAGCACCAGCAATTGTGCCAACTTTAGAAACTTTCCAAGTTTCACGCACCGTCAAGTTACCAACGACCTTATCTTCATAGGTTGGCTCAAGCATTCCTTGCATAGCTGCCTTCACGTCGTCAATTGCCTTATAAATGATGCTGTATAAGCGAATGTCGACCCCATCGGCTTCAGCTTGAGACCGGGCGGTGGCAGTTGGACGCACGTTAAAGCCAATGATAAAGGCATTTGAAGCAGCAGCCAGCGTAACGTCCGATTCATTAACCGCTCCGACCCCAGCGTGAATGATGTTCACCCGGACACCTTCAACTTCAATCTTTTCAAGTGATTGTTGCAAAGCCTCAGCTGATCCTTGAACATCGGCCTTTAAGACTACGCCGACTTCCTTCATGTTTTCCTTCTTCATCGTGTCAAACAGGTTGTCTAACGTCACGTGCTGCACGTTTTCACGTGCATGTTGTAAAGCTGCTTGGGCCCGTTGTTCACCGACACTGCGCGCGGTCTTTTCATCATCAAAGACTACAATCTTATCAGCAGATTCTGGAACATCATTTAGTCCGGTGATTTCAACCGGCATCGATGGGGTAGCCTTCTCAACTTGACGACCACGATCATTCGTCATCACCCGCACGCGCCCGAAGCGGTTACCAACAACGATTGGATCACCGGTATGAAGCGTACCTTGTTGCACGAGCAAGTCCGCAACGGGACCACGTCCCCGCGATAGGTGGGCCTCAATTACCGTACCAATGGCCTTTTGAGTAGGGTCAGCTTTAAGTTCCATCACATCTGCCTGCAGTAAGATCATCTGCAATAATTCGTCAACATTTTCACCTGTTTTAGCAGAGATGTTAACGAAAATGGTCTCGCCACCGTAATTTTCCGGAATCAAGTTGTACTTCATTAATTGTTCTGTGACGTGGGCAGGATTGGCACCAGGCGCATCCATCTTGTTAATTGCTACAATAATTGGCACCTTAGCACTTTTGGCATGGTCGATCGCCTCAATAGTTTGCGGCATGACCCCGTCGTCGGCGGCAACAACCAAAATAACAATATCAGTAACTTCAGCACCGCGTTCACGCATGTTAGAGAAGGCAGCATGGCCTGGTGTATCCAGAAAGGTAATTGGCTTATCATCAATCCTTACTTGGTAGGCACCAATCTTTTGAGTAATTCCACCTGCTTCATGCGCAGAAACGTGAGTATGGCGTAAGCGGTCAAGTAAGGTTGTCTTACCATGGTCGACGTGACCCATGATGGTCACAACTGGTGGACGTTTAACCTGATGTTTGGACTGCTTTGACTCATCCATGAGCTTATCATACATGCTATCAATATCAGAAATATCTTCATGAACTTTTTCTTGTGCGTCAATTCCGTATTCAGCAGCAACGAGCTCAATCGCGTCCTTGTCAAGCGACTGGTTTTGATTGGTCATTACGCCCAACATAAACAGCTTCTTCACAATTTCGGCTGGTTCCCGGTGCAAAAGCTTACCTAAGTCCTGGGCATTCATCCCAACTTCATAAACTAATGCATCTGGCAGAGGACGTTCTTTTCTCTGAGTTGGTTGCTTTTTAGGAATTGGATCAAACTGCCGCTTCTTATTCTTATTCTTGCGCTTATCTTGATGCTTGGCATAGTTATTATTGCCACCGAAGTTCTGATTGCTTCCTTTCCGGCCCGGCTTGCCAAAATTACGCGTATTATGTCCATTACCGCGGCGCTTGTCTTCCTTGACAGGCTCAGGTCCGCCATTAGTCTTAGCCATTTCAACCTTTGAAACTGGAGCGACTTCTGGACTCGACTTCATTCTAGCTGGTGATGGCTTAATGATTTTAGGACCAGAGACGGTCGCTGATCCTGTTTCGGTCTTAGCTACCTGCTTGACGGTATGCTGGCTTGGTTTGGTCTGTTCACTGGATTTTGGCGTTTGCTTGTCCTCATTATCTAACTTACGTGTTTCTGCGGCCGGTTGGGTCATCGTGCTTTGGTCAACACGTTGCTTTTGTTTTAACTGTTTGAGCAAGTCTTGGGCGGCCGGCTTAGGACTTTTTGGTACTTGCTTTGAAGTGGTTTCTTGACGGGCCTGGTCTTGTCTAGACCGCGACCGATTTGACCGCCTATTTCTGTTATGACCGTTGTCCCGCTCTTTTTTGCTGTCATCCTGATTTTTCTCATTTTTTCGGATTGAGGTTACAGAGATCTTGATTTTACCGCCCTTTTTATCGGTTTTTGCTGGTTTTTTTACAGGAGTGGGGTTATTAAAAGTACCCTTCAATTGACTCACTTGCGAATCTTCTAGTGATGACATATGGTTCTTAACATCGAATCCAAGCTCATTTGCCTTATTGACCACAACTTTATTTTCGATGCCTAGTTCTTTTGCAATTTCATAAATTCTTTTTTTAGCCATCCAATCACACTCCTTCATTAATCTTTTGTACTAATGCTTTGAAGAAACCGGTATCGGTCAGTCCTACTACCTTACGCTGCTTGCCCACGGCATGCGAGATTTCACTGCTAGTAAAGTTAGAAATGATTTCTATATCATTCTGTTTAGCGAGCCTAGTAACCTTTTCGCTGGTATCTGCATGACTGTCATTAGCCAAAATAACTACTTTTACTTTTTTTGCTTTTAAGCCTAGCAAGACTAGCTCTAGTCCTGAAACCAGCTTCCCTGCTCGTTCTGCTAGCCCTAGCAAATTTAATGCCTTTTGTCTATTTTGCAAATTTACTGATCACCAAACAATTCTTTCCTAGCCTTTTGATGGTCAACATAGGAATATAGTTCTTCATAAAATGATTCTGGCACAGTTGCACCCAGACTGCGCTCAAGTACGCCCTTCTTCTGAGCCCGCTTAATCTCTTCTGGATTAAGCGAAACATAGGCACCACGCCCCGACTGCTTACCAGTGGGATCGACGGCGACCTTTTTTTCCTTGTCGATTACAATACGAACTAATTCCTTCTTGGGTTGCATGGTATTAGTCAGTAAATCTTTTCGCATTGGAATTTTCCTCTTTTTCAAAAAGAACTCACCCCTTGCCTATTCTTCGTCAGTATTGCTACTTTCAACCTCTGCCAGATCAGCTTCTTCGTCCTGCACCTGGTCTTCAGCAGCAGTCAAATCAACTGCTTCATCAGGTGTCTCTGCTGCCAGCTCTGTGCCTTGAGTCTCACCAAGCGCTGCTTCGTTTTCTTCGTTGACTTCCTCAACGTCTTCATCAACAAATTCAACTTCAGATTCGGGTCT encodes the following:
- the ribF gene encoding riboflavin biosynthesis protein RibF codes for the protein MQIIHLTYPLKENLIPGPIVLVLGFFDGVHRGHQQLIKIAQEQAKQKGHPLVVMTFNGHPKEVYQKAEVTYIDSLNEKAYKMRKLGVDYLLVMHFNDRFSKLTAQEFVDQIVVKLQADTVVAGFDYTYGPRAVANMKNFPHFAKGRFDIIEVPQQSYDGQKIGSTEIKDAIKAGEMALATELLGTPYAMTGIVGHGLRNGHKLGYPTANLVWTEHKVVPKVGVYATKTKLKGKWYDSMTSVGYNVTIQEGRQIFIESNLFGFDEEAYDQEMVIKWYKYTRGEIKFANLAELRAQMAKDEAEIKAYFAHRH
- the truB gene encoding tRNA pseudouridine(55) synthase TruB, with translation MMNGILVIDKDKGMTSSDVVCQLRKILHTKKIGHAGTLDPDVTGVLPIAVGQATKLIELMHTKGKEYEGTGILGFATDSYDVSGTVLNEKKITSAVSADELKKAMQKFVGTIEQVPPIYSAVRVKGKHLYEYARAGIEVERPRRQVTVSAYDLVGAPTFDEQRGQVTFNFKIACSKGTYVRSLVNDLGTALGVPAVMKSLRRTASSGFDLSQAVKLDFIAANPAQAPDFLQPLDLFFKDYQQVELSASQWLKVNNGAAITLKTNAKKVVLRYNGRVKAIYQKDDYNYRPELMLLQNN
- a CDS encoding ribosome-binding factor A translates to MKHRIGRVEGEILRELTKILRKNIRDPRVNDVTITAVECTNDLSYATIYYSILSEDRQKEEEAAAGLEKAKGMMRHLLGQSLTVYKVPELIFKRDNSVKYGSKIDHLIAELKKQDADRNN
- the infB gene encoding translation initiation factor IF-2, which codes for MAKKRIYEIAKELGIENKVVVNKANELGFDVKNHMSSLEDSQVSQLKGTFNNPTPVKKPAKTDKKGGKIKISVTSIRKNEKNQDDSKKERDNGHNRNRRSNRSRSRQDQARQETTSKQVPKSPKPAAQDLLKQLKQKQRVDQSTMTQPAAETRKLDNEDKQTPKSSEQTKPSQHTVKQVAKTETGSATVSGPKIIKPSPARMKSSPEVAPVSKVEMAKTNGGPEPVKEDKRRGNGHNTRNFGKPGRKGSNQNFGGNNNYAKHQDKRKNKNKKRQFDPIPKKQPTQRKERPLPDALVYEVGMNAQDLGKLLHREPAEIVKKLFMLGVMTNQNQSLDKDAIELVAAEYGIDAQEKVHEDISDIDSMYDKLMDESKQSKHQVKRPPVVTIMGHVDHGKTTLLDRLRHTHVSAHEAGGITQKIGAYQVRIDDKPITFLDTPGHAAFSNMRERGAEVTDIVILVVAADDGVMPQTIEAIDHAKSAKVPIIVAINKMDAPGANPAHVTEQLMKYNLIPENYGGETIFVNISAKTGENVDELLQMILLQADVMELKADPTQKAIGTVIEAHLSRGRGPVADLLVQQGTLHTGDPIVVGNRFGRVRVMTNDRGRQVEKATPSMPVEITGLNDVPESADKIVVFDDEKTARSVGEQRAQAALQHARENVQHVTLDNLFDTMKKENMKEVGVVLKADVQGSAEALQQSLEKIEVEGVRVNIIHAGVGAVNESDVTLAAASNAFIIGFNVRPTATARSQAEADGVDIRLYSIIYKAIDDVKAAMQGMLEPTYEDKVVGNLTVRETWKVSKVGTIAGAFVDNGYVSRDSEVNLIRDGVVVYTGQVASLKRFKDDVKIVKQGFDCGLTIEGYNDIKVGDELEAVEQQEVKPK
- a CDS encoding L7Ae/L30e/S12e/Gadd45 family ribosomal protein, whose product is MQNRQKALNLLGLAERAGKLVSGLELVLLGLKAKKVKVVILANDSHADTSEKVTRLAKQNDIEIISNFTSSEISHAVGKQRKVVGLTDTGFFKALVQKINEGV
- the rnpM gene encoding RNase P modulator RnpM, encoding MKKRKIPMRKDLLTNTMQPKKELVRIVIDKEKKVAVDPTGKQSGRGAYVSLNPEEIKRAQKKGVLERSLGATVPESFYEELYSYVDHQKARKELFGDQ